The following coding sequences are from one Arcobacter nitrofigilis DSM 7299 window:
- the rlmN gene encoding 23S rRNA (adenine(2503)-C(2))-methyltransferase RlmN, producing the protein MQSIYDFTLDELKERLKPSFRAKQVYNWIYKKYANSYDEMKNIPNDLKEDLKENYAIDILKIIKKEKSSDGSIKYLFKLHDGHTVETVFLLMREKQIGDDGVVEKGEKHTVCISTQVGCKVGCTFCLTAKGGFVRNLTVGEIVAQIVNMKRDNNIDENKSLNIVFMGMGEPLDNYKNFVHSVKVFSEEEGLYINRRRQTVSTSGISSKIEKLGNENLGIQLAISLHAVDDELRSELIPMNKAYNIKSIIDAVKKFPVDARKKVMFEYLVIKDKNDDIASAKKLLSLLDGIKAKVNLIYFNPYPGTTYQRPESKKMVEFQNYLISKGLLCTIRESKGLDISAACGQLKEKDSNESS; encoded by the coding sequence TTGCAATCAATATATGACTTTACTTTAGATGAATTAAAAGAGAGACTTAAACCATCATTTAGAGCAAAACAGGTTTATAATTGGATATATAAAAAATATGCTAACTCTTATGATGAGATGAAAAACATACCAAATGATTTAAAAGAAGATTTAAAAGAAAATTACGCAATTGATATATTAAAAATTATAAAAAAAGAAAAAAGTAGTGATGGAAGTATAAAATATCTTTTTAAACTTCATGATGGACATACAGTAGAAACTGTATTTTTACTAATGCGTGAAAAACAAATCGGTGATGATGGAGTTGTTGAAAAAGGCGAAAAGCATACAGTTTGTATATCTACTCAAGTTGGCTGTAAAGTTGGCTGTACTTTTTGCTTAACAGCAAAGGGTGGATTTGTTAGAAATCTTACAGTTGGTGAAATAGTTGCTCAAATCGTAAATATGAAAAGAGATAATAATATTGATGAAAATAAATCATTAAATATAGTTTTTATGGGAATGGGTGAACCATTAGACAATTATAAAAATTTTGTCCATTCTGTAAAAGTGTTCTCAGAAGAAGAAGGTCTATATATAAATAGAAGAAGACAAACAGTCTCTACTTCAGGAATCTCTTCAAAAATAGAGAAACTAGGAAATGAAAATCTTGGAATACAACTTGCAATTTCATTGCATGCTGTTGATGATGAACTAAGAAGTGAATTAATTCCTATGAATAAAGCTTACAACATAAAATCAATTATTGATGCTGTTAAAAAATTCCCAGTAGATGCTAGAAAAAAAGTGATGTTTGAATATTTAGTTATAAAAGACAAAAATGATGACATCGCAAGTGCTAAAAAACTTTTGTCTTTACTTGATGGAATAAAAGCAAAAGTAAATTTAATATACTTTAATCCATATCCAGGTACTACATATCAAAGACCAGAAAGCAAAAAAATGGTAGAATTCCAAAACTACTTAATAAGTAAAGGTTTACTTTGCACGATACGGGAATCAAAAGGCTTAGATATCTCAGCTGCATGTGGACAACTCAAAGAAAAGGACTCAAATGAAAGCAGCTGA
- the gltX gene encoding glutamate--tRNA ligase: MTVTRFAPSPTGYLHIGGLRTALYSYLWARRNKGEFRLRIEDTDTARNNEDALGAIMEAFEWVGLDYDGTVEYQSKRNDIYKKYIDQLLSEGKAYLCYMSKEELETLRETQMANKQTPRYDGTWRPEEGKVLPPIPEGIEPVVRIKAPKDGIITFIDGVRSIMNFSSNEVDDFVIARSNGVPTYNFVVAIDDALMGMTDVIRGDDHLSNTPKQIVIYEAFGWKPPKFYHIPMINNPSGKKLSKRDGAMDVMQYKRDGFLPEALLNFLVRLGWSNKDQEIFSMEEMLELFDPTHINKSASAFNEEKLLWLNSHYIKNVSNERLAKELEFFDCHIGGHDKKEIILDLTKERAQTLVELKNAIAAILDAPSEYEAKGVKKFIKDETIIKILDNYVKLLEENADNLNISIDYEGVTKPFIEEFELKFPQLFQPIRLALTGSTQAPSVYDIMGVLGVEVVCERIKIACEKNFNKE, translated from the coding sequence ATGACAGTTACAAGATTTGCTCCAAGTCCAACAGGTTATTTACATATTGGTGGACTAAGAACAGCTTTATACAGCTATTTATGGGCAAGAAGAAATAAAGGTGAATTTAGACTAAGAATTGAAGATACAGATACAGCAAGAAATAATGAAGATGCCTTAGGTGCTATTATGGAAGCTTTTGAATGGGTTGGTTTAGATTATGATGGAACAGTAGAATATCAATCAAAAAGAAATGATATTTATAAAAAGTATATAGATCAATTATTATCTGAAGGCAAGGCATATCTTTGTTATATGAGTAAAGAAGAGTTAGAAACTCTAAGAGAAACTCAAATGGCAAATAAACAAACTCCTAGATATGATGGAACTTGGCGACCAGAAGAGGGTAAAGTTTTACCTCCTATTCCAGAAGGTATAGAGCCTGTTGTTAGAATAAAAGCACCAAAAGATGGAATTATAACTTTTATTGATGGAGTTAGATCTATCATGAATTTTAGTAGTAATGAAGTTGATGATTTTGTTATAGCTAGAAGTAATGGAGTTCCTACATATAATTTTGTTGTTGCAATTGATGATGCCCTGATGGGAATGACTGATGTAATTAGAGGTGATGACCATTTAAGTAATACACCAAAACAAATAGTTATCTATGAAGCATTTGGCTGGAAACCACCTAAATTTTATCATATTCCTATGATAAATAATCCTTCAGGCAAAAAACTATCTAAAAGAGATGGTGCTATGGATGTAATGCAATACAAAAGAGATGGTTTTCTTCCAGAAGCACTTTTAAACTTCTTAGTAAGACTTGGTTGGTCAAACAAAGATCAAGAAATTTTTTCTATGGAAGAGATGCTAGAACTGTTTGATCCAACGCATATTAATAAGTCTGCTTCTGCATTTAATGAAGAAAAACTTTTATGGCTAAATTCACATTATATAAAGAATGTATCAAATGAAAGATTAGCAAAAGAGTTAGAGTTTTTTGATTGTCATATTGGCGGACATGATAAAAAAGAGATAATCTTAGATTTAACAAAAGAGAGAGCTCAAACTTTAGTTGAATTAAAAAATGCAATTGCAGCTATTTTAGATGCACCAAGTGAGTATGAAGCAAAAGGTGTTAAAAAGTTTATCAAAGATGAAACTATTATAAAAATTTTAGATAACTATGTAAAATTACTTGAAGAAAATGCAGATAATTTAAATATTAGCATTGATTATGAAGGAGTAACAAAACCATTTATTGAAGAGTTTGAATTAAAATTTCCACAACTTTTCCAACCAATAAGATTGGCTCTAACTGGTTCTACTCAAGCTCCATCAGTATACGATATTATGGGTGTACTTGGTGTTGAGGTTGTTTGTGAAAGAATTAAAATAGCATGCGAGAAAAACTTTAACAAAGAGTAA
- a CDS encoding heavy metal transport/detoxification protein, producing the protein MKRTYKSEKINCAKCENLIKVSLEDDFGPIDVDLTKTPKEVTVEITSDEQENNFKEEMKDLGFDILD; encoded by the coding sequence ATGAAAAGAACATACAAATCAGAAAAAATAAATTGTGCAAAATGTGAAAACCTAATAAAAGTATCTTTAGAAGATGACTTTGGACCAATAGATGTTGATTTAACAAAAACTCCAAAAGAAGTAACTGTAGAGATAACTTCTGATGAACAAGAGAATAATTTTAAAGAAGAGATGAAAGACTTAGGATTTGATATATTAGATTAA
- a CDS encoding heavy metal translocating P-type ATPase: MAKEKINLNISGMTCVNCSGGIEKFLNKKKGVISANVSFASSEGEFIIDDSLYSKEKLTSDIQKLGYKPEEDLKALEEEQLLSFKRLRKIFFTSITLTFIMFCLMFLNIFSEETTKYLVFFIASIVQFYCGLRFYKLGIKSVINRNYDMNVLVALGTSAAYFYSTVVVFFPHLFPENLRFLYFDGASVIITFVLLGRYLEENSKLKASDFLKKLMNLAPVNANLIDENKNIKTVLASSLKPKDIVLVKSGEKIPTDGIIIEGNADIDTSMITGESMPVFKKIGDEVLSGTLNSNGTIKIEVSKESSDTTLSKIITLLKTAQSKQIPISRFADKVANIFVPSVIFISILAFLVWGFVFGDFQKAIIASISVLIISCPCALGLATPIAIVSSVSRGAKEGILIKNPEILEEIKEIKYAVFDKTGTLTKGEITVSNTNIDEKYFELIGSIENYSEHPISKAIVSFIKDKKYDVNKEIKEIDIIPGKGIKASFDGDEIILGNKKLLDENSVQVDESHEKFYLEELEKSNGLIYVAINKKTIGSFSLEDKLKDDAVSVIKELKQLNIEPILLTGDNKITAQKIADKLGIKKIYSEVLPTEKYEVIKELQKKSKVMFIGDGINDAPSIKQANIGITLNSGSDITKDAGDIILVHNELSSIIKSINLSIETMKIVKQNLFWAFTYNILGIPLAAGILYPIFGLMLNPMYAGIAMSFSSVSVVLNSLRLKIKKL, from the coding sequence ATGGCAAAAGAAAAAATTAATTTAAATATATCAGGTATGACTTGTGTTAACTGTTCAGGTGGAATAGAAAAATTTTTAAACAAAAAAAAGGGAGTAATCTCTGCTAATGTAAGCTTTGCTTCAAGTGAGGGAGAGTTTATTATTGATGATTCCCTTTATTCAAAAGAAAAACTAACTAGTGATATACAAAAATTAGGTTATAAGCCAGAAGAAGACCTAAAAGCTCTAGAAGAAGAGCAACTACTCTCTTTTAAAAGACTAAGAAAGATATTTTTTACTTCTATTACTTTAACTTTTATTATGTTTTGTCTAATGTTTTTGAACATATTTAGTGAAGAGACAACAAAGTATTTAGTATTTTTTATAGCTTCTATTGTTCAGTTTTATTGTGGATTACGATTTTATAAACTTGGAATAAAGTCAGTTATAAATAGAAATTATGACATGAATGTTTTAGTTGCATTAGGAACTAGTGCTGCATACTTTTATTCAACTGTTGTAGTCTTTTTCCCACATTTATTCCCTGAGAATTTAAGATTTCTATATTTTGATGGGGCCTCTGTAATTATTACCTTTGTACTTTTGGGAAGATATTTAGAAGAAAACTCAAAACTAAAAGCAAGTGATTTTTTAAAAAAACTTATGAATTTAGCTCCTGTAAATGCTAACTTGATAGATGAAAACAAAAATATAAAAACTGTATTAGCAAGTAGTTTAAAACCAAAAGATATAGTACTTGTGAAAAGTGGAGAGAAAATACCAACAGATGGTATTATTATTGAAGGTAATGCTGATATTGATACTTCAATGATAACAGGTGAATCAATGCCTGTTTTTAAAAAAATTGGCGATGAGGTATTATCTGGAACCTTAAATAGTAATGGGACTATAAAAATAGAAGTTAGTAAAGAATCATCTGATACAACACTATCTAAGATAATTACACTATTGAAAACTGCACAAAGTAAACAAATACCAATTAGTAGATTTGCAGATAAAGTAGCAAATATATTTGTACCATCTGTTATTTTTATCTCTATTTTGGCATTTTTAGTTTGGGGTTTTGTATTTGGAGATTTCCAAAAAGCAATAATAGCTTCAATTAGTGTTTTAATTATTTCGTGTCCTTGTGCTTTAGGACTAGCAACACCAATTGCAATAGTAAGTTCAGTTAGTCGTGGTGCAAAAGAGGGAATTTTAATTAAAAATCCAGAAATATTAGAAGAGATAAAAGAGATAAAGTATGCAGTATTTGATAAAACAGGAACTTTAACAAAAGGTGAAATAACTGTTTCAAACACAAATATTGATGAAAAATATTTTGAACTAATAGGCTCAATTGAAAACTACAGTGAACATCCTATCTCAAAAGCAATAGTTAGTTTTATCAAAGATAAAAAATATGATGTAAACAAAGAGATAAAAGAGATAGATATTATCCCTGGAAAAGGTATAAAAGCCTCTTTTGATGGTGATGAGATAATCTTAGGTAACAAAAAGTTATTAGATGAAAATAGTGTTCAAGTGGATGAAAGCCATGAAAAGTTCTATTTAGAAGAGTTAGAAAAATCAAATGGGCTAATTTATGTAGCCATAAATAAAAAAACAATAGGTTCTTTTTCTTTAGAAGATAAGTTAAAAGATGATGCTGTAAGTGTTATAAAAGAGTTAAAACAGCTAAATATAGAGCCTATTTTATTAACAGGTGATAATAAAATCACAGCTCAAAAGATAGCTGATAAATTAGGGATCAAAAAGATTTATAGTGAAGTTTTACCAACTGAAAAATATGAAGTGATAAAAGAGCTACAAAAGAAATCAAAAGTGATGTTTATAGGAGATGGAATAAATGATGCTCCTTCTATAAAACAAGCAAATATTGGGATTACTTTAAATTCTGGTTCTGATATTACTAAAGATGCTGGAGATATAATTTTAGTACATAATGAGTTAAGTTCTATTATTAAAAGTATTAATCTTTCTATTGAAACAATGAAAATCGTGAAACAAAATCTATTTTGGGCATTTACTTATAATATTTTGGGAATACCACTTGCAGCAGGGATTTTATACCCAATCTTTGGGTTGATGTTAAATCCAATGTATGCAGGAATTGCTATGAGTTTTTCTTCAGTGAGTGTTGTTTTAAATTCATTGAGACTAAAAATTAAAAAGTTGTAA
- a CDS encoding response regulator transcription factor has product MKILLMEDDLILNEIIEEHLLEKGHDVVCTFAGNEAEELLYSQKFDLLLLDVNVPEIKGFELLLDLRKNNIKTPAIFLTSLNLTDDIERGFQSGCDDYIKKPFELKELDLRINNIKRIFNISSSNQIELSTTMVLDADNLLVIKESEEIHLSKKEIEVLLYFIRNKNKIISVEELSSNVWVYEESPNASTIRTYIKNLRKILEENMITNIRGVGYRFNSK; this is encoded by the coding sequence GTGAAAATACTTTTGATGGAAGATGATTTGATTTTAAATGAAATCATTGAAGAACATCTATTGGAAAAAGGGCATGACGTTGTATGTACATTTGCTGGTAACGAAGCAGAAGAGTTATTATATTCTCAAAAATTTGACTTACTTCTTTTAGATGTAAATGTACCAGAAATAAAGGGTTTTGAACTACTTCTTGATTTAAGAAAAAACAATATAAAAACACCTGCAATCTTCCTAACATCACTTAACTTAACAGATGACATAGAAAGAGGTTTTCAAAGTGGCTGTGATGATTATATAAAAAAACCTTTTGAACTAAAAGAGCTTGATTTACGAATCAATAATATTAAAAGGATTTTTAATATCTCTTCTTCAAATCAAATTGAGTTATCAACTACTATGGTACTAGATGCAGATAATTTACTAGTGATAAAAGAGAGTGAAGAGATTCATTTATCAAAAAAAGAGATAGAAGTTCTGTTGTATTTTATAAGAAATAAAAATAAAATAATAAGTGTAGAAGAGTTGTCTTCAAATGTTTGGGTATATGAAGAGAGCCCAAATGCCTCCACTATAAGAACATATATAAAAAATCTTAGAAAAATTCTAGAAGAAAATATGATTACAAATATAAGAGGAGTAGGTTATAGATTTAACAGCAAATGA
- a CDS encoding sensor histidine kinase: MTLIAFLYFENQQKLYFDLTKSRMQNIASKIASKIIVAHMNGTKIDISGDFEPKDYKLAFYDNSGKKVYGNIDEKIDLKKDIIEEKNSFVLVDKSTFGHLGIYAIAIKEHFYSKQIKELEINIIVLFFLIYSIIALIGFYLAKLFIKPIKEERDKLNNFIKDTTHELNTPISAILMSTEGKELNTKQIERVRLSAKRVSEIYKDLTYVFLQKDFEKEDLKEISLGEVIKEQLLYFEPLANKKKIKINLDIQEYSYKILKEDFIRVFNNLVSNAIKYNKINGTIFITLKNNKLIIKDTGIGIKQTKINDIFKRYYRATSYQGGFGIGLSIVSEISKKYNIKIDINSIYDESTTITLNF; the protein is encoded by the coding sequence ATGACTTTGATAGCTTTTTTGTATTTTGAAAATCAACAAAAACTCTATTTTGATTTGACAAAATCAAGAATGCAAAATATTGCTTCAAAAATCGCTTCAAAAATAATAGTTGCACATATGAATGGAACAAAAATAGATATATCAGGAGACTTTGAACCAAAAGATTATAAATTGGCTTTTTATGATAATAGTGGGAAAAAAGTTTATGGTAATATTGATGAAAAAATAGATTTAAAAAAAGATATTATAGAAGAAAAAAATAGTTTTGTATTGGTTGATAAGTCTACTTTTGGGCACTTAGGAATATATGCTATTGCCATAAAAGAGCATTTTTATTCAAAACAAATAAAAGAGTTAGAAATAAATATAATAGTACTTTTTTTTCTTATATATTCAATTATTGCTCTTATTGGGTTTTATTTAGCAAAACTTTTTATTAAACCTATAAAAGAAGAAAGAGATAAGTTAAATAACTTTATAAAAGATACAACCCATGAGTTAAATACCCCTATTAGTGCAATTCTTATGTCTACAGAAGGTAAAGAGTTAAATACAAAACAAATTGAGCGTGTAAGATTAAGCGCAAAAAGAGTCTCTGAGATTTACAAAGACTTGACATATGTTTTTTTACAAAAAGATTTTGAAAAAGAAGATTTAAAAGAGATATCTCTTGGTGAAGTTATAAAAGAACAACTACTGTATTTTGAACCTTTAGCAAATAAAAAGAAAATAAAAATCAATTTAGATATCCAAGAATATAGTTATAAAATACTCAAAGAAGACTTTATTAGAGTATTTAATAATTTAGTTTCAAATGCAATAAAATATAATAAAATAAATGGAACAATCTTTATTACTCTAAAGAATAATAAACTTATTATAAAAGATACAGGAATAGGTATAAAACAGACAAAGATAAATGATATATTTAAGCGATACTATAGAGCAACAAGTTACCAAGGTGGCTTTGGTATTGGATTAAGTATAGTTAGTGAAATAAGTAAAAAATACAATATAAAAATAGATATTAATTCTATTTATGATGAAAGTACAACAATAACTCTAAACTTTTAA
- a CDS encoding FixH family protein — protein MKNIFKLFAGLLVAFNLVHADPLLQEGSKDGYDVKLSSEKSLVMGSNEIIIELAKDGAKLSNAKVKIKFFMPEMPGMPYMESEIKGKIVDGKFKASVNFAMGGTWQYQLKFKTEDGKVHTVRGSVNI, from the coding sequence ATGAAAAATATCTTTAAACTATTCGCTGGTTTGCTAGTAGCATTTAATTTAGTTCATGCAGATCCACTACTTCAAGAAGGAAGTAAAGATGGGTATGATGTAAAACTAAGTAGTGAAAAATCACTGGTAATGGGAAGCAATGAAATCATCATTGAGTTAGCAAAAGATGGTGCAAAGTTATCAAATGCAAAAGTAAAAATTAAATTTTTTATGCCAGAAATGCCTGGGATGCCGTATATGGAGAGTGAAATAAAAGGTAAAATTGTTGATGGTAAATTTAAAGCAAGTGTAAATTTTGCTATGGGTGGAACTTGGCAGTATCAACTAAAATTTAAAACAGAAGATGGGAAAGTTCATACTGTAAGAGGGAGCGTAAACATCTAA
- a CDS encoding TolC family protein — protein MLRNSFILTCLIITSSFSTSLENIINSAIVNNKNLQAIEKSIQIANEQIKLSNKWDNPILTIGANDLQFDTSRRDLEPMQGQYIGFSQNIPINGKIKLQEEIAMKDKAISNLNYEDAKLKLKSKLIEYLYSIKILEKKYLLLNQYQKNIKSLEDLTTSLYESNKSNQSMIINLKTDYLKIEIQKENLQNIIKNNYLKLEEITYEKITSIDVSLDVKELIFSKDISTHPIIKILEQNNEKFNKQAQLEDAKKLSDIKVSAVYFQRDDKYKDYANVSLSIPLAFYGKENIKILQAKIKAREFKDKLDDSKKRFEIKIASLQNDLDSSIKKYKLLKELILPLQEENQEIIEKYNSLELIKSDEILKNLNKIIQNKIAQYDEMKNYFDAYSQAYYYTQGKIR, from the coding sequence ATGTTAAGAAATAGCTTTATTCTAACTTGTTTGATAATTACAAGCTCATTTTCTACAAGCTTAGAAAATATAATAAATAGTGCAATAGTAAATAATAAAAACCTACAAGCTATTGAAAAATCTATACAAATAGCAAATGAGCAAATTAAGCTATCAAATAAGTGGGATAATCCTATTTTGACCATTGGTGCCAACGACTTGCAGTTTGACACTTCTCGAAGAGATTTGGAGCCTATGCAAGGACAATATATAGGTTTCTCACAGAATATACCTATAAATGGGAAAATTAAGCTACAAGAAGAGATAGCTATGAAAGATAAAGCTATCTCAAATCTAAATTACGAAGATGCAAAACTAAAATTAAAATCAAAACTTATAGAGTATTTATATAGTATAAAAATCCTAGAAAAGAAATATTTACTGCTTAATCAATATCAAAAAAATATAAAAAGCCTAGAAGATTTAACTACTTCTTTATATGAAAGCAATAAATCAAATCAAAGCATGATTATAAATCTAAAAACAGATTATTTAAAAATAGAAATTCAAAAAGAGAATTTACAAAATATTATCAAAAACAATTACTTAAAACTAGAAGAAATAACATACGAAAAAATCACAAGTATAGATGTTTCTTTAGATGTAAAAGAGTTAATCTTCTCAAAAGATATTTCTACACACCCAATAATAAAGATACTAGAACAAAATAATGAAAAATTTAATAAACAAGCACAACTAGAAGATGCAAAAAAATTATCAGATATAAAAGTAAGCGCTGTATATTTTCAAAGGGATGACAAGTATAAAGATTATGCAAATGTATCACTTAGTATTCCCCTTGCTTTTTATGGAAAAGAGAATATAAAGATATTACAAGCAAAGATTAAAGCAAGAGAATTTAAAGATAAACTTGATGATAGTAAAAAGAGATTTGAGATAAAAATTGCTTCTTTGCAAAATGACTTAGATAGCTCAATCAAGAAATATAAACTTTTAAAAGAGTTAATTCTTCCTTTACAAGAAGAGAATCAAGAGATAATAGAAAAATATAATAGTTTAGAACTTATAAAATCAGATGAGATATTAAAAAACTTAAACAAAATCATACAAAATAAAATTGCACAATATGATGAGATGAAAAACTACTTTGATGCTTATTCTCAAGCTTATTATTATACTCAAGGGAAAATTAGATGA
- a CDS encoding efflux RND transporter periplasmic adaptor subunit: MKNIFKLLLLLLCISSLDAKILDANQLFNKKIVKVKDESVYETKSFYGETLFAEESIKDIVLRFDGYITKLDANKNLMEVKKADKLFSLYSDKIQSIKKEIEVTKSINKAMYKSSLEKLDSLDVNLSQLKSKDISFYAPFDGIILNKKINEGSYVKTGSLIMQIANINKLWFISKVYQSDLAFLTNNMDAKIKIDGRDMTFKTKVDYIYPFANKQSKTIDVRFVIENKDKTLFPNMFGKAIIKTSSKKVLTLPKTAVLRKGAKYYVFKYISKDEFKPVLIDAKQISSGKYEIEDGLKVGDEVIDNALFLLDSDAVTNNLYEDEDNDW; encoded by the coding sequence ATGAAAAATATATTTAAATTACTTTTATTATTGTTATGCATAAGTTCACTAGATGCGAAGATTTTAGATGCAAATCAACTATTCAATAAAAAGATTGTTAAAGTAAAAGATGAGAGTGTTTATGAGACAAAAAGCTTTTATGGTGAGACTTTATTTGCAGAAGAGAGTATAAAAGACATAGTTCTTAGATTTGATGGTTATATCACAAAGCTAGATGCAAATAAAAATCTTATGGAAGTGAAAAAAGCAGATAAACTTTTTTCTTTGTACTCAGATAAAATCCAAAGCATAAAAAAAGAGATAGAAGTCACAAAATCTATAAATAAAGCTATGTACAAAAGTTCCCTTGAAAAGCTTGATTCTTTAGATGTCAACCTTTCTCAATTAAAAAGTAAAGATATATCTTTTTATGCTCCTTTTGATGGAATAATCTTAAATAAGAAGATAAATGAAGGCTCTTATGTCAAAACAGGCTCACTTATTATGCAAATAGCAAATATAAATAAGCTTTGGTTTATCTCAAAAGTTTATCAAAGTGATTTGGCATTTTTAACTAATAATATGGATGCTAAAATCAAAATTGATGGAAGAGATATGACCTTTAAAACAAAAGTTGACTATATCTATCCTTTTGCAAATAAACAAAGTAAAACTATAGATGTGCGATTTGTAATAGAAAACAAAGATAAAACACTTTTTCCTAATATGTTTGGTAAAGCTATAATTAAAACAAGTTCTAAAAAGGTACTGACACTTCCTAAAACGGCAGTTTTAAGAAAAGGTGCAAAGTATTATGTATTTAAATACATATCAAAAGATGAATTTAAACCAGTACTAATAGACGCAAAACAGATAAGTTCTGGAAAATATGAGATAGAAGATGGTCTAAAAGTTGGTGATGAGGTAATAGATAATGCCTTATTTTTACTAGATTCAGATGCTGTGACAAATAATTTGTATGAAGATGAAGACAATGATTGGTAA